In the Flagellimonas sp. MMG031 genome, one interval contains:
- a CDS encoding DUF1328 family protein has protein sequence MLRWTVTFVILAIIAGIFGFGGIAAGAASIAKILFFIFIVLFIISLITGRKRL, from the coding sequence ATGTTACGTTGGACAGTCACCTTTGTTATTTTGGCCATCATTGCGGGTATTTTCGGATTTGGCGGAATCGCCGCCGGAGCTGCAAGCATCGCCAAAATATTATTTTTCATTTTTATTGTCCTGTTTATCATTTCACTGATAACCGGAAGAAAAAGACTATAG
- a CDS encoding SOS response-associated peptidase family protein, which yields MIYKLSNDAGKEEIEQEFGIPFRYPNLYTPNPIINGFHEINLSVVTMEEPNRISLAIWGLMPQDFKEDWHIFQDNANTLNVKVSELEDIDWMQESFEQRRCLIIVTGFYTHLLENGNTCSFYIHQANNRPFYLAGTYNRLDDGFLCTALMVDKTDTFLTKYHNISNLCPVIIPKAMAMDWLNQKATPSELEEIIQKPKDVKLKAKRLSNEFFLNHITSDTQHLPLITNSQD from the coding sequence ATGATTTACAAACTTTCAAATGACGCAGGAAAAGAGGAGATAGAACAGGAGTTTGGAATTCCTTTCCGATATCCAAACCTATACACCCCAAACCCCATTATTAACGGATTTCACGAAATCAACCTCAGTGTGGTGACCATGGAGGAGCCCAACCGCATCTCATTGGCCATTTGGGGGCTGATGCCTCAGGATTTCAAAGAAGACTGGCATATATTTCAGGACAATGCCAATACCCTCAACGTAAAGGTGAGCGAACTGGAAGACATCGACTGGATGCAGGAATCCTTTGAACAGCGCCGCTGCTTGATCATTGTGACCGGTTTTTATACCCACCTTTTGGAAAATGGAAATACCTGTAGTTTTTACATCCATCAAGCCAACAACAGGCCTTTCTACCTTGCAGGCACCTATAATAGGTTGGACGATGGCTTTTTGTGCACCGCTCTTATGGTGGACAAAACGGATACCTTCCTCACCAAATACCACAACATTAGCAATCTTTGCCCCGTCATCATCCCCAAAGCCATGGCGATGGACTGGCTAAACCAAAAGGCTACCCCATCGGAGCTGGAAGAAATCATCCAAAAGCCGAAAGATGTGAAACTGAAAGCCAAAAGGCTATCCAATGAGTTTTTTTTGAACCATATCACTTCCGACACCCAACACCTACCCCTTATCACAAATTCGCAGGACTAA